The Acidimicrobiales bacterium genome includes a region encoding these proteins:
- a CDS encoding winged helix-turn-helix domain-containing protein — MAHLRRKLEPEPSRPRYILTEPGMGYRFVPSEGPPSGG, encoded by the coding sequence ATGGCCCACCTGCGCCGCAAGCTCGAACCCGAGCCCTCCCGGCCCCGCTACATCCTCACGGAGCCGGGCATGGGCTACCGGTTCGTCCCGTCCGAGGGCCCGCCGTCAGGGGGGTGA